In Kaistia defluvii, one genomic interval encodes:
- a CDS encoding IclR family transcriptional regulator yields the protein MSKPENEPSGAAVAARIQSVARAKALLDAMASGDFVTLRDLAARTGLAKTTAFNLVTALVDVGLAERDIKGGAYRLSLQHLVYGKAVERRLDIAALAQPYLVRLCAETRETVNLALPGPTDAVIVESLEGSQTLRVSSYSGTRAAYHSTACGRALLAYQPLSFRRIIYNLGSLPAATDRTITDPEALEAVLERCRTVGWTTEFEENEIGGACVAAPIFAPGGEAIAAVSIAGPSARFEPDAIEKLGRLLVATLAEITANMSRNR from the coding sequence ATGTCGAAGCCAGAAAACGAGCCCAGCGGCGCCGCCGTGGCCGCGCGCATCCAGTCGGTGGCCCGCGCCAAGGCGCTGCTCGACGCCATGGCGAGCGGCGATTTCGTCACGCTGCGCGACCTGGCCGCCCGCACCGGCCTTGCCAAGACCACGGCGTTCAATCTCGTCACGGCGCTCGTCGATGTCGGCCTCGCCGAGCGCGACATCAAGGGCGGCGCCTACCGGCTCAGCCTGCAGCATCTGGTCTATGGCAAGGCGGTCGAGCGCCGGCTGGACATCGCAGCGCTGGCGCAACCCTATCTGGTTCGGCTCTGCGCCGAAACGCGCGAAACCGTCAACCTGGCCCTGCCCGGCCCGACCGACGCGGTCATCGTCGAAAGCCTCGAAGGCAGCCAGACGCTGCGCGTCTCGTCCTATTCCGGCACCCGCGCCGCCTATCATTCCACCGCCTGCGGCCGCGCGCTGCTCGCCTACCAGCCCCTATCCTTCCGGCGGATCATCTACAATCTCGGCTCGCTGCCGGCCGCGACCGACCGCACCATCACCGACCCCGAAGCGCTGGAAGCCGTGCTGGAGCGCTGCCGCACCGTCGGCTGGACCACGGAATTCGAGGAAAACGAGATCGGCGGCGCCTGCGTCGCCGCGCCGATCTTCGCGCCCGGTGGCGAAGCCATCGCCGCCGTCTCCATCGCCGGCCCGTCGGCCCGCTTCGAGCCCGACGCCATCGAAAAGCTCGGCCGGCTTCTCGTCGCCACCCTCGCCGAAATCACGGCGAACATGTCCCGCAACAGGTAG